In the Kribbella sp. NBC_00482 genome, one interval contains:
- a CDS encoding VOC family protein translates to MAHPVVHAEIRSAEPDKTREFFAELFGWKVASEGAVPGYTFIDTGAEGGPYVAISPRQSDEDEVLFFVAVEDVADTLARAEGLGGHIVQPAQHVPGTSFGVFADAQGHRIGVAATE, encoded by the coding sequence ATGGCGCATCCAGTTGTTCATGCGGAGATCAGGTCGGCGGAGCCCGACAAGACTCGGGAGTTCTTCGCGGAGTTGTTCGGGTGGAAGGTCGCGTCCGAGGGCGCGGTTCCGGGCTACACGTTCATCGACACCGGAGCGGAGGGCGGCCCGTACGTCGCGATCAGCCCGCGGCAGAGCGATGAGGACGAGGTGTTGTTCTTCGTGGCCGTCGAGGACGTCGCGGACACTCTTGCGCGCGCCGAAGGGCTGGGCGGACACATCGTCCAGCCGGCCCAGCACGTGCCAGGCACCAGCTTCGGTGTGTTCGCCGACGCGCAGGGTCACAGGATCGGAGTGGCCGCCACCGAGTGA
- a CDS encoding MMPL family transporter, whose amino-acid sequence MTVDIEIRPATRPGLLHRVSGWAMRHAVLSLLLWVLVLAAVTAAATVVGANYKNDNSLPGTDSQRVTDIFTAHQPKGDTASVQLVFQADGGLDAEKSRIASMLAVVRGLPHVASVADPFAGPGAMSTDRRTAYTTVGLDVSVADMPVDDVRTIIHRAQDFVRPGLQIEAGGDLARSAAESSGGASEGAGILAALVILVFLFGSLLAATLPLLTAVFAVGSTVALLMLASHLFTVPEYTTPVMMLVGLGVGIDYALLIFSRYRHELLKGEADAKVVALDTAGRSVMFAGCTVVIALLGLLALGLGSLQGVALGVTLTVLMTMLAAVTLLPSLLTLFGKRIERSVRKHAAKQRRTPGDGWRKLAGVVQRGPWVPLVLGVLALIALSLPALGMRLGFADAGTDDPAKTSRKAYDLLAEGFGPGFNGPLVVVSEGNQTQELIQALAGDPGIAAVTPPQVTPDGKVSTVLAFPKSAPQDAATSDLVQRLRADTLPKLEGTYLVGGSTAAADDFAAAVSKRLPIFVLVVVGLSALLLMAVFRSVLIPLKAAVLNLLSIGASLGVITLVFQQGWFGAQPGPIEAFVPVMIFAIVFGLSMDYEVFLVSRIHEEWRRTGDARVAVREGLATTGSVITAAAAIMIVVFGAFLLSPDRMLKQFGLGLATAVLLDALLIRCIIVPAVLRLLGNHAWWLPSSLERVLPRIALEKE is encoded by the coding sequence ATGACCGTGGACATCGAGATCCGACCAGCCACCCGGCCCGGTCTGCTGCACCGCGTCTCCGGGTGGGCCATGCGGCACGCCGTCCTCTCGCTCCTGCTCTGGGTGCTCGTGCTGGCCGCAGTCACCGCCGCGGCGACGGTGGTCGGCGCCAACTACAAGAACGACAACTCGTTGCCGGGCACGGACTCCCAGCGGGTGACGGACATCTTCACGGCGCACCAGCCCAAGGGCGACACGGCCTCCGTCCAGCTCGTCTTCCAGGCCGACGGCGGTCTCGACGCGGAGAAGTCGCGGATCGCGTCGATGCTGGCGGTGGTCCGCGGGCTCCCGCACGTCGCCTCGGTCGCCGACCCGTTCGCGGGTCCGGGCGCCATGTCGACAGATCGACGTACGGCGTATACGACGGTCGGCCTGGATGTCTCGGTGGCGGACATGCCGGTGGACGACGTGCGAACGATCATCCATCGGGCGCAGGACTTCGTGCGGCCCGGCTTGCAGATCGAGGCCGGCGGGGATCTGGCGCGGAGCGCGGCCGAGAGTTCGGGTGGCGCGTCCGAGGGCGCGGGAATCCTGGCTGCGTTGGTGATCCTGGTGTTCCTCTTCGGATCGTTGCTTGCGGCAACGCTGCCGTTGTTGACCGCGGTGTTCGCTGTCGGCAGCACGGTCGCGTTGCTGATGCTCGCGTCGCACCTGTTCACGGTGCCGGAGTACACGACGCCGGTGATGATGCTGGTCGGGCTCGGTGTCGGCATCGACTATGCGTTGCTGATCTTCTCGCGCTATCGCCACGAGTTGCTGAAGGGCGAGGCCGATGCGAAGGTCGTTGCCTTGGACACCGCGGGCCGGTCCGTGATGTTCGCCGGTTGCACCGTCGTCATCGCGTTGCTCGGATTGCTCGCGTTGGGGCTTGGTTCACTGCAAGGCGTTGCGCTCGGTGTCACGTTGACCGTGTTGATGACGATGCTCGCGGCGGTGACGTTGCTGCCGTCGTTGCTGACGCTGTTCGGGAAGCGGATCGAGCGGAGCGTGCGCAAGCATGCCGCGAAGCAGCGGCGTACCCCTGGCGACGGCTGGCGGAAGTTGGCCGGCGTGGTGCAGCGTGGGCCGTGGGTGCCGCTCGTACTCGGGGTCCTCGCGTTGATCGCGTTGTCGCTTCCGGCGTTGGGGATGCGGCTCGGGTTCGCCGACGCGGGGACGGACGATCCGGCGAAGACGAGCCGGAAGGCGTACGACCTGTTGGCGGAAGGGTTCGGGCCCGGATTCAACGGTCCGCTGGTCGTGGTGTCGGAAGGAAACCAGACGCAAGAGCTCATCCAGGCGCTGGCGGGCGATCCCGGGATCGCCGCGGTGACACCGCCGCAGGTGACGCCGGACGGCAAGGTCTCCACCGTCCTCGCGTTCCCGAAATCGGCTCCGCAGGACGCCGCAACCAGCGACCTCGTCCAGCGGTTGCGCGCGGACACGTTGCCGAAGCTCGAAGGGACGTATCTGGTCGGCGGGTCGACGGCAGCGGCGGACGACTTCGCGGCTGCGGTGAGCAAGCGGCTTCCGATCTTCGTACTGGTCGTGGTGGGTTTGTCGGCGTTGCTGCTGATGGCGGTGTTCCGGTCGGTGCTGATTCCGTTGAAGGCCGCCGTACTCAACTTGCTCAGCATCGGCGCCTCGCTCGGAGTCATCACGTTGGTGTTCCAGCAGGGCTGGTTCGGTGCGCAGCCCGGGCCGATCGAGGCGTTCGTCCCGGTGATGATCTTCGCGATCGTGTTCGGGTTGTCGATGGACTACGAGGTCTTCCTGGTGTCCAGGATCCACGAGGAATGGCGGCGTACCGGGGATGCACGGGTCGCGGTACGGGAAGGACTGGCGACGACAGGCAGCGTGATCACGGCGGCGGCCGCGATCATGATCGTGGTGTTCGGCGCGTTCCTGCTGAGCCCGGACCGGATGCTGAAGCAGTTCGGCCTCGGCCTGGCAACCGCCGTGCTGCTCGACGCGCTTCTGATCCGCTGCATCATCGTCCCGGCAGTACTCCGCCTGCTCGGCAACCACGCCTGGTGGCTACCGAGCAGTCTCGAGCGGGTCCTCCCGCGGATCGCGCTGGAAAAGGAATAG
- a CDS encoding PadR family transcriptional regulator, whose product MKADALRGHLDPMILAVVEHEPLHGYAIMEALLERSGGELDLPTGTLYPALRRLERAGYLASEWSTVGGRKRRTYELTSAGTKMLASGKEEWVTFRAVVEGVLRPGQA is encoded by the coding sequence ATGAAGGCGGATGCGCTGCGTGGACACCTCGACCCGATGATCCTGGCCGTCGTCGAGCACGAACCGCTGCACGGCTACGCGATCATGGAAGCGTTGCTGGAGCGCAGCGGCGGGGAGCTCGATCTGCCCACCGGCACGCTCTACCCGGCGCTGCGGCGACTCGAGCGGGCCGGTTACCTGGCCAGCGAGTGGAGCACGGTCGGCGGGCGGAAACGCCGTACGTACGAGCTCACCAGCGCCGGCACGAAGATGCTTGCCTCAGGCAAAGAGGAGTGGGTGACGTTCCGCGCTGTGGTGGAAGGGGTGTTACGCCCGGGCCAGGCGTAG
- a CDS encoding permease prefix domain 1-containing protein — translation MPIDEYLAALSKELWGPRRRKADLLAEARDHLTDATEAFEADGLDRYDAEKHAVAEFGTLAEVAPGYRADLAVSQSRRTAVLLFAALIIQPIVWREGTWSWNSGPEDPSLLNDILQVLVRNVGTIAIAGAILAVVAAGIGLRSSFVRTHLTRVTTLFALASAVTIGGIGILMALTSPHPNGLLDLSVVGAFVVLPLVFVGQQAARGLRLARA, via the coding sequence GTGCCCATCGACGAGTACCTGGCTGCCCTGAGCAAGGAGCTCTGGGGGCCTCGGCGCCGCAAGGCGGACCTGCTGGCCGAGGCCCGCGATCACCTGACCGACGCCACCGAGGCCTTCGAGGCGGACGGGCTGGACAGGTACGACGCCGAGAAGCACGCGGTGGCCGAGTTCGGGACGCTCGCGGAGGTCGCGCCGGGCTATCGCGCTGACCTTGCCGTCAGTCAGAGCCGGCGTACGGCGGTGTTGCTGTTCGCGGCGTTGATCATCCAGCCGATCGTGTGGCGCGAGGGCACCTGGAGCTGGAACAGCGGCCCGGAGGATCCCAGCCTGCTGAACGACATCCTGCAGGTACTGGTCCGGAACGTCGGCACGATTGCCATCGCCGGTGCAATACTCGCGGTCGTTGCGGCCGGCATCGGTCTGCGCAGCTCGTTCGTGCGGACCCACCTCACCCGAGTGACCACACTCTTCGCGCTTGCGAGCGCCGTCACCATCGGCGGGATCGGCATCCTGATGGCGTTGACCAGCCCGCATCCCAACGGCTTGCTCGACCTCAGCGTCGTCGGGGCGTTCGTGGTGCTGCCGCTCGTGTTCGTCGGCCAGCAGGCCGCCCGCGGTCTACGCCTGGCCCGGGCGTAA
- a CDS encoding DUF2784 domain-containing protein: protein MVWRALADVVMVVHGALLLFFAVGAFLAWRWPKLIWVHLGIVVWNIVIVLVDFGCPVTATEKFFRREGGESVYTGGYIQHYLNGRLWPDGATPIAEKVGFVLVVIGYIGFFVVRRRTKLRGESVGPRT, encoded by the coding sequence ATGGTCTGGCGGGCGCTGGCCGATGTGGTGATGGTCGTGCACGGCGCCTTGTTGCTGTTCTTCGCGGTCGGTGCTTTCCTCGCGTGGCGCTGGCCCAAGCTGATCTGGGTCCATCTCGGCATCGTCGTGTGGAACATCGTGATCGTCCTGGTCGACTTCGGCTGCCCGGTGACGGCAACCGAGAAGTTCTTCCGCCGGGAAGGCGGTGAGAGCGTGTACACGGGCGGGTACATCCAGCACTACCTCAACGGCAGGCTGTGGCCCGACGGCGCGACTCCGATCGCGGAGAAGGTCGGGTTCGTGCTGGTGGTGATCGGGTACATCGGCTTCTTCGTCGTACGGCGGCGTACGAAGCTCAGGGGAGAGTCAGTGGGACCCCGGACGTGA
- a CDS encoding GNAT family N-acetyltransferase yields the protein MARRVEPLTLANLGELPVPCRDCVFWELDPVAGRRADRNGDTGLEKEAWLSQLLLDWGTAGIVLYVDEEPAGFAVYAPATYLPRIQAFPTAPVSSDAVVLATGRILPRYLGLGLGKILIQAVAKDVLKRGFRAVEAFGDSRWAGPGCVWPTDFLRAVGFAVVREHPRNPRLRLDLRSAITWRSEMEAAVERLMGAIRPEKAPSGPVTVRDALRSGPE from the coding sequence ATGGCCCGACGGGTGGAACCGCTGACGCTCGCCAACCTCGGCGAGCTCCCGGTCCCATGCCGTGACTGCGTGTTCTGGGAGCTCGACCCGGTGGCCGGGCGCCGGGCAGACCGCAACGGTGACACCGGGCTGGAGAAAGAAGCCTGGCTGTCCCAGTTGCTGCTCGACTGGGGGACTGCCGGGATCGTGCTGTACGTCGACGAGGAGCCGGCCGGGTTCGCGGTGTACGCGCCGGCGACGTACCTGCCCCGGATCCAGGCGTTTCCGACCGCACCCGTCAGCTCGGACGCCGTCGTGCTCGCGACCGGACGGATCCTGCCGCGGTACCTGGGTCTCGGGCTCGGGAAGATCCTGATCCAGGCGGTTGCCAAGGACGTGCTGAAACGTGGCTTCCGGGCCGTAGAGGCGTTCGGTGACTCGCGGTGGGCCGGGCCGGGCTGTGTCTGGCCGACCGACTTCCTGCGCGCAGTGGGCTTCGCGGTGGTGCGCGAGCACCCACGCAATCCGCGGCTGCGGCTGGACCTGCGTTCGGCGATCACGTGGCGCAGCGAGATGGAGGCCGCCGTCGAGCGCCTGATGGGTGCCATCCGGCCGGAGAAGGCTCCGTCCGGGCCGGTGACGGTCCGGGACGCCCTGAGATCAGGCCCGGAGTAG
- a CDS encoding aminotransferase-like domain-containing protein, protein MSADVPDVRQTRLDNYVEAYAARTKGMTASEIRALFSVASRPEVVSLAGGMPNIGGLPLDVVGGAVRDLVADNGATAMQYGSGQGDPTLRDQICDIMRLEGIEAHPDDVVVTVGSQQAVDLVTRVFCDPGDVVICEAPSYVGALGVFRAYQCEVVHVAMDDDGVVPEALEQAIASVRAAGKRIKFFYTIPNFHNPAGVSLSDERRARVLEICQQAQLLILEDNPYGLLGFEGEPQRALRAADREGVIYLGSFSKTFAPGFRVGWAVAPHAVREKLVLAQESATLCPPTFSQLAISSYLVRHDWMGQVKQFREMYRERRDAMLAALTEKMPAATTWTRPRGGFYVWLTLPEGLDAKAMLPRAVTARVAYVPGTAFFADGFGSQCMRLSYCHPTPERITEGVGRLAAVINEELELRQTFGPLTPGAGHGYDAPGPELS, encoded by the coding sequence GTGAGTGCTGACGTGCCCGATGTCCGGCAGACCCGACTCGACAACTACGTCGAGGCGTATGCAGCCCGGACCAAGGGTATGACCGCATCGGAGATCCGAGCCCTGTTCTCGGTCGCCAGCCGGCCGGAGGTGGTCTCGCTCGCGGGCGGCATGCCGAACATCGGCGGTCTGCCGCTCGACGTGGTCGGCGGCGCGGTCCGCGACCTGGTGGCCGACAACGGCGCCACCGCGATGCAGTACGGCTCCGGGCAGGGCGACCCGACGCTGCGCGACCAGATCTGCGACATCATGCGGCTGGAGGGCATCGAGGCCCATCCGGACGACGTCGTCGTCACGGTCGGCAGCCAGCAGGCCGTCGACCTGGTGACGCGGGTGTTCTGCGATCCGGGCGACGTGGTGATCTGCGAGGCGCCGTCGTACGTCGGCGCACTCGGCGTCTTCCGTGCGTACCAGTGCGAGGTCGTGCACGTCGCGATGGACGACGACGGCGTCGTACCGGAGGCGCTGGAGCAGGCGATCGCCTCGGTGCGCGCAGCCGGGAAGCGGATCAAGTTCTTCTACACGATCCCCAACTTCCACAACCCGGCCGGGGTTTCGCTGTCCGACGAGCGGCGGGCGCGGGTGCTGGAGATCTGCCAGCAGGCGCAGCTGCTGATCCTCGAGGACAACCCGTACGGCCTGCTCGGGTTCGAGGGTGAGCCGCAGAGGGCGCTGCGCGCGGCGGATCGCGAAGGGGTCATCTACCTCGGCTCGTTCTCGAAGACGTTCGCCCCCGGGTTCCGGGTCGGCTGGGCGGTCGCGCCGCACGCCGTGCGGGAGAAACTCGTGCTGGCGCAGGAGTCCGCGACGCTGTGCCCGCCGACGTTCAGTCAGCTCGCGATCTCGTCGTACCTGGTCCGGCACGACTGGATGGGGCAGGTGAAGCAGTTCCGGGAGATGTACCGCGAGCGCCGGGACGCGATGCTCGCAGCGCTGACGGAAAAGATGCCAGCGGCAACCACCTGGACGCGGCCGCGCGGTGGGTTCTACGTCTGGCTGACGTTGCCGGAAGGGCTGGACGCGAAGGCGATGCTGCCCCGCGCGGTCACGGCGCGGGTCGCATACGTGCCCGGAACGGCGTTCTTCGCCGACGGTTTCGGCTCCCAGTGCATGCGGCTGTCGTACTGTCATCCGACGCCGGAGCGCATCACCGAAGGAGTCGGCAGGCTCGCCGCGGTGATCAATGAGGAACTCGAGCTCCGGCAGACGTTCGGCCCGCTGACACCTGGCGCCGGCCATGGGTACGACGCTCCAGGGCCAGAACTGAGCTAG
- a CDS encoding D-alanine--D-alanine ligase family protein has translation MSDLGRVLVLAGGLSHERDVSLRSGRRVADALRSVGVEVEQRDVDASLVDRLRQDPPAAVFPVLHGVTGEDGALRQVLDLYSVPYVGADAAACRTAFDKPVAATVVGAAGLHTPASVVLGHDTFRELGAAALMEAVVQQVGLPLVVKPARGGSALGASIVRSADELPSAMVNCYAYGPVALIEQYIDGTEVAVTVVDVGDGPRALPAVEIRPDSGFYDYEARYTAGATQFVVPARLEPEAAGACAAAAVQAHQALGLRDLSRTDLVVDAAGVPWFLEVNVAPGMTETSLVPLAAEAAGIELGVLCRDLLATAAAR, from the coding sequence ATGAGTGATCTGGGTCGAGTGCTGGTACTGGCAGGTGGACTTTCGCACGAGCGGGACGTCTCGCTGCGCTCCGGCCGCCGAGTGGCGGACGCCCTGCGCAGTGTCGGCGTGGAGGTCGAGCAGCGCGACGTCGACGCGTCCCTCGTCGATCGTCTGCGCCAGGATCCCCCGGCCGCGGTCTTCCCCGTCCTGCACGGCGTCACCGGCGAGGACGGCGCACTCCGCCAGGTCCTCGACCTCTACAGCGTTCCGTACGTCGGCGCCGACGCGGCAGCGTGCCGTACGGCGTTCGACAAGCCAGTGGCCGCGACGGTCGTCGGCGCCGCGGGACTGCACACGCCCGCGTCGGTTGTGCTCGGACACGACACGTTCCGCGAACTGGGTGCCGCTGCGCTGATGGAGGCAGTTGTCCAGCAGGTCGGACTGCCGCTGGTCGTGAAGCCGGCGCGTGGCGGCTCGGCACTGGGCGCGTCGATCGTGCGGTCGGCCGACGAGCTGCCGTCGGCGATGGTGAACTGCTACGCGTACGGTCCCGTCGCGTTGATCGAGCAGTACATCGACGGGACCGAGGTCGCCGTGACGGTCGTCGACGTCGGCGACGGGCCGCGGGCATTGCCTGCTGTGGAGATCCGGCCGGACTCGGGGTTCTACGACTACGAGGCGCGCTACACGGCCGGGGCGACGCAGTTCGTCGTACCTGCGCGGCTGGAGCCTGAGGCCGCCGGTGCATGCGCCGCAGCCGCTGTGCAGGCGCACCAGGCGCTGGGGCTGCGCGACCTGTCCAGGACGGACCTCGTGGTGGACGCGGCCGGCGTGCCGTGGTTCCTCGAGGTGAACGTGGCACCCGGCATGACCGAGACCTCTCTCGTCCCGCTGGCCGCCGAAGCAGCCGGCATCGAGCTCGGCGTACTCTGCCGCGACCTCCTCGCCACCGCAGCAGCCCGCTGA
- a CDS encoding SURF1 family protein: MPDPHDPAPADPASTSAPGSSARPLWRTVLTPQWSGLFVLALAIASVMTVMGVWQLGVYRSKTADATAQRAAEPPVELQSLFSIDEGLPAKAVGRRVTVDGTWGPAADQLLIADRLQDGRAGLWVVSPLKLSDTDAVMIVRGWVASTSDPAVTAPSGPVRLSGSVVASEAEDSSDDAAKGRVLSSLRIPTIVHLVKYRVYDAFVVQSAVDSGVVPSPAPAIVAPPPPPTDHAGLRNVAYAVQWWIFAAFTLWMWARMVLDARREPDEDATAGSGPDGSGTGDSETGDRAGEPVESSGTVSA, translated from the coding sequence ATGCCCGACCCCCACGATCCGGCGCCCGCCGACCCCGCCAGCACGTCCGCTCCCGGTAGTTCTGCTCGGCCGCTGTGGCGGACAGTCTTGACGCCTCAGTGGTCCGGTCTCTTCGTGCTCGCCCTGGCGATCGCGTCGGTCATGACGGTTATGGGGGTGTGGCAACTGGGCGTGTATCGGTCGAAGACAGCCGACGCCACTGCCCAGCGCGCTGCCGAACCTCCGGTCGAACTGCAGTCGTTGTTCTCCATCGACGAAGGGCTCCCGGCGAAGGCTGTCGGTCGCCGAGTGACCGTCGACGGCACTTGGGGCCCGGCCGCGGACCAACTCCTCATCGCCGACCGCCTGCAGGACGGGCGGGCCGGACTGTGGGTTGTCTCGCCGCTGAAGCTGTCCGACACCGACGCGGTGATGATCGTCCGCGGATGGGTCGCGTCGACTTCTGATCCGGCCGTGACGGCGCCGTCCGGCCCAGTGCGGTTGAGTGGCTCAGTGGTGGCGTCCGAGGCCGAGGACTCGTCGGACGACGCCGCCAAGGGACGGGTGCTGTCGTCGCTGCGAATCCCGACAATCGTGCACCTCGTGAAGTACCGGGTGTACGACGCGTTCGTCGTACAGTCCGCTGTGGACTCAGGCGTCGTACCGTCCCCCGCACCTGCGATCGTCGCACCGCCCCCACCACCGACCGACCATGCCGGCCTGCGCAACGTCGCGTACGCAGTCCAGTGGTGGATCTTCGCCGCCTTCACCCTGTGGATGTGGGCCCGCATGGTCCTGGACGCCCGCCGCGAACCCGACGAAGACGCGACAGCCGGTTCCGGTCCGGATGGTTCCGGGACTGGTGACTCCGAGACGGGTGACCGTGCCGGAGAGCCTGTGGAGTCAAGCGGTACCGTTTCAGCGTGA
- a CDS encoding DUF3817 domain-containing protein — MTSSADPATSAGSQPLTPAVRGALTRYRVIAYVVGVMLLVLLFVAMPLKYLGDNPAAMNVVGPLHGFLYVVYLLGTFDLFRRVRWSFPRLVLMAVAGTIPFLSFYAERKTTHELLGR; from the coding sequence GTGACTTCCTCTGCCGACCCCGCCACCTCCGCCGGCTCGCAGCCGCTCACCCCGGCCGTCCGCGGCGCGCTGACCCGCTATCGCGTGATCGCGTACGTCGTCGGCGTGATGCTGCTCGTACTGCTGTTCGTCGCGATGCCGCTGAAGTACCTGGGCGACAACCCCGCCGCGATGAACGTAGTCGGCCCCCTCCACGGCTTCCTGTACGTCGTGTACCTGCTCGGCACGTTCGACCTCTTCCGCCGAGTCCGCTGGTCCTTCCCGCGCCTCGTCCTGATGGCCGTCGCCGGAACGATCCCCTTCCTCTCGTTCTACGCCGAACGCAAAACCACCCACGAACTCCTGGGCCGCTAA